Genomic segment of Xanthobacter dioxanivorans:
GACGGGGCGGACGGGTGCGCGCAACACATTCGTGAGGCGGCTGCGCGTCTATCCGCACGCGCTGAGGCAGGACAATGCCTATTACAGCCCCGCGCACACCGCTCTGCTGTTCGGCTATTTCCCCGCGAACTCGCACGTATCGGATCTGACGCCGCCGGGCACCATGGTGTTCAGCTGCCTGTCGGCCGACATCGTCGCCCACGAAACCACCCATGCCCTGCTCGACGGCCAGGCGCGCAGCCTGCGCGAGGCTTCCAACCCGGATGTGCGGGCCTTTCACGAGGCGTTCGCGGACATCGTCGCCCTGTTCCAGCAGTTCACCTACCGCGATCTGGTGAAGCGGGAGATCGCCCGTGCCCGGGGGGACCTGTCGGCGGCGCGCTTCCTGGGTGGCCTGGCCCGCCAGTTCGGGGAGGGGACCGGACGCTCCGGCCCGCTGCGGCGCTACACGCAGCCGGATGTGGAACTCAGCTACGAGACCACGCTCACGCCCCATGAGCGCGGCTCCCTGCTGGTGTCGGCGGTCTACCGGGCCTTCCTCGCCATCGTGGAGCGCCGCACGGCCGATCTCATCCGGCTGGCGACCGGAGGAAGCGGGAGGCTGCCGGACGGCGCCATCCACCCCGACCTCGGCGCCCGCCTCGCCGAGGAGACCTGCAAGGCGGCGCAGCATGTGCTGCGCATGTGCATCCGCGCCATCGACTATTGCCCGCCGGTCGACATCACCTTCGGCGAATACCTGCAGGCGCTCATCACTGCGGACATGGAGGAAGTACCCGAGGACACCCACGGCTACCGCGTGGCCTTCCTCGAAGCCTTCCGCACCTTCCAGATCCTGCCCCGCAACCTGCGCACGGTGTCGGTGGAGACCTTGCGCTGGCATTCCTGGGAGGGCCCATCGCCGGCATGGCTGGAGCCGGCGATTGCGGCGCTCGATCTCGATCTCACCGCCCACCTGAGCCGCGAGGAGATCTTCGACACCAGCGAGGCGAACCGCCAGAAGCTGCGGGAGGCGCTTCTGGAGGGGCTGACCACGCCAGAAGCCTATGCGGAACTCGGCCTTCAGCAGGGGCTGGCCTATTTCAGCGCGCTCGACGCGAAGGGCTACCAGAGCGGCACCACCTTCATGGTGGACAATGTACGCGTCGCCAAGCGCGTGCGCGAGGATGGCGAGCTGGTGGCCCAGCTCATGGTGGTTGTCCGGCAGCGGCGGCCGGAGACGCTGATGGAGGCGGCCTCGGCGCGAGCGGGGAAGGACTTCTGGTTCCTCGGCGGCGCAACGCTGATCATCGACCTATTGGGCGAAGGCGCCCCGCGCATCCGCTATGTGATCCTCAAGGCCATCACCAGCCCCACCCGCCTCGCCCGCGAGCGTGCCTACCGGCGGGGCGAGGGTGATGGCGCGTTGCGCGCCATGTATTTCGGCAAGGACGACTTCGCCGCGAGCGAGCCTTTCGCCATCCTGCATGCATCGAGGAACGGGTCATGACCGGGGTGAGCGTGGACATCCGTTGCTATTGCCATGGGCTGGGCGATTGCATGCTGCTGTCCCTGCCCAGGGCCGATGGATCCGCCTTCTGGATGCTCATCGATTGCGGCATCCACAGCGCCGCGCGCGGCGGCGCCGACAAGATCCGCGAGATCGTCGCCGACATTGCCGAGCGGACAGGCGGGCATATCGACGTCATCGTCGGCACGCACGAGCACTGGGACCACCTCTCCGGCTTCATCCAGGCGGCGGAGGCGTTCGCCAGCCTCACGGTCGGCGAGGTATGGTTCAGCTGGGCGGAGAATTCCGCGGATCCGGATGCGCGCAAGCTGGACAAATACAAGGCCGATGCCGCATCCGCGCTGGCCGCCGCCTCGTTCCGGATGGCCGGCGTGGAGGAACTTGAGGAAACGGCGAAAGGCATCGACGCGCTGCTCGGCTTCGTCTTCGGCGCCAAGGGCGAGAAGGTGCGTGATGCACGCGAGCGGCTGCGCCGCCTCGCGCCGGTCGTGCGCCACCTGGAGCCGGGCACCCTCGCGCCGCTCGACAGCGTGCCGGCGGTGCGTGTCTATGTGCTCGGTCCGCCGCGGGACCCCCGGCTGCTGGGCATCGAGGACATCCTGTCGGAAACCTACGCCCTCGGCGGACGATCGGCTTCCGCGGCGCCGCTGGCCAATGCCTTCGACCTCAATGCGGCGACCCTGCGCATCGACGACGACCCCTCCGCCCCCTTCGATGGCACCATGGGCCTGCCCCTCGCCGACCTGGCGCGCGGAAAATGGCCCGAGGACGCGGCGACGGCGGCTTTCTTCTGGAGCCATTACTTCGGGCCGGAGGCGACGGGCGCAGCCGAGCGGGACCAGGCCTGGCGCCGCATCGACACGGACTGGCTCGTGAGTTCCGTGGACCTCGCGCTTCAGCTCGACGCCCGCACCAACAACACCAGCCTCGTGCTGGCCCTCGAAATCGTCGAAACCGGGCGCGTGCTGCTGTTCGCCGCCGATGCGCAGGTGGGCAATTGGCTGAGCTGGTCGCAAGTGACCTTCCCGGCAACGAGCGGGCGGCCCGCGCAAACCGCCGACGACCTGCTGCGGCGCACCGTGTTCTACAAAGTGGGCCACCATGGCAGCCGCAACGCGACGCGCGCGGCGGCATTGGAAATGATGGACCATTCAGCCTTGGTCGCCTTCAGCCCGACGGACGAGTCCCTCGCCGGCAAGGTGGGCTGGAAGGACTTTCCGGCGCCGAAAACCTCAGCCCGGCTGCGCGAGATCACATCGGGCCGCTTCATCCAGTCCGACGCGGACTGGATCCATGATGCGAGCCTTTCCGTGCCCATCACGCTCGGCGGGGCATTGCGCGCGATCCGGGTCCAGCATGGAAAATATGTCGATCTGACCTTGGGGTGACCTGCGCGGTCGATGAACCTCGGCCGAGGCTGCCTGCGCCCACCGGGGCCGGAGGCCCGGGGTGGAAGGCGAAAGCCTACGATCGGAGAAGGCGGCCAGGGGCAACCTCACCGTCACCCGACCAATCTGCTGTCCAGAAGGTCGCCCGACCGCTTGAGGATGGGACTGGCGATGGATGCGATATGCGCGTTGATGCGCTTCAGGTCGCGCAGCAGGTCGAGATGCAGGGCGCTCGTCTGCATGCTTTCGGGCTGCTTTTCGCGCAGGCGCGCGAAGTGGCTTTCCATCGACCGCTCCTCCATGCGCCGCACGTCGACCTTCAGCTCGAACAGGCGGCGGGCGAGACTGGGTTCGCGCGACAGAAAAAGGCTCTGCGCCAATTGCAGGTTCTCGATGGTGCTGACGTAGAAGGCGCTGATCTCGGCGAGCCCGGCCGGCGAGAAGCTGAGCTGATACTTGATTTTCTTTTCGGCGAGTTCGCGCACACTCTTTTCCAGAATGTCACCGATATGTTCGAGATTGATCGCGTAGGCCATGAT
This window contains:
- a CDS encoding MBL fold metallo-hydrolase, which encodes MTGVSVDIRCYCHGLGDCMLLSLPRADGSAFWMLIDCGIHSAARGGADKIREIVADIAERTGGHIDVIVGTHEHWDHLSGFIQAAEAFASLTVGEVWFSWAENSADPDARKLDKYKADAASALAAASFRMAGVEELEETAKGIDALLGFVFGAKGEKVRDARERLRRLAPVVRHLEPGTLAPLDSVPAVRVYVLGPPRDPRLLGIEDILSETYALGGRSASAAPLANAFDLNAATLRIDDDPSAPFDGTMGLPLADLARGKWPEDAATAAFFWSHYFGPEATGAAERDQAWRRIDTDWLVSSVDLALQLDARTNNTSLVLALEIVETGRVLLFAADAQVGNWLSWSQVTFPATSGRPAQTADDLLRRTVFYKVGHHGSRNATRAAALEMMDHSALVAFSPTDESLAGKVGWKDFPAPKTSARLREITSGRFIQSDADWIHDASLSVPITLGGALRAIRVQHGKYVDLTLG